The genomic stretch GGTATGCGGCACGTGCTCCTGAATCCGCTCTTTCTCTATCTGTGAGAGCGGGAAGCAGAATTCCTCCTGACCGGTGGCAATGCGGCAGCACGTGGGGCCCTGCAAGGAACACCGTCTGCAAACATCGCTATCGCCCACTTGGGTCAGAGTCATGAATTCTCCCGCCACAAGGCGGCTTATTTGGCCGGGCCGGAACCGGAAAAACGCAGAGCGCCCTTGCCCAGCAGGTCATGCAGGTGGACCATCCCCACCAGTGCGCCATCATCATTGACCACTGGCAGAACTGTTATCTCATTCTGCTCCATCACATCAAGGACATGAGCCGAGGATTCACCCACCGTAGCCCGCTTCGGGCCTCGGGTCATGACTTCCGCCACCGGACGGTTCAGGTCAAAGGGACCACAGCACACCTCGCGGCGCACATCGCCATCCGTAAACACGCCCTCAAGCAGACCGTTTTCATCAATAATGCCCACGAGACCAAGGCCTCCGGCATTCAAAATTTCCAACGCATCTTTCAACGAAGCATCCACGCTGACCGTCGGCAAGTTGTCGCGGTGCATGAGTTGATCCACGCAGGATGCCAATCGCTGACCGAGTGAACCACCCGGATGAAACTTCTTGAAATCATCACGGCCAAAGGACTTCCACTCCATCAGGCAGACCGCAAGCGCATCCCCCACTGCCAACTGTGCAGTGGTGGACGCCGTGGGAGCCAGCCCGATAAGGCAGGCTTCCTTGGGAACGCTGACCTGAATGGTGATGTCCGACAGCTCAGCCATGGCCGAGGCCGTATTACCGGTCATGCAGATAACGGTCGCCCCGATGGCCTTAAGCGTCGGGATGATCGCATTAACCTCATCCGTGCCGCCGGAATTGGACAGGGCGAGGATGACGTCCTCATCCCTGAGCATGCCCATATCGCCATGCGCCCCTTCCACCGGATGGAGGAAAAAGGAAGGCGTTCCGGTGCTCGACAATGTAGCCGCAATCTTTCGACCGACAAGGCCGGATTTGCCAACGCCGGTAACGACCACGCGCCCGGTACATTGGGCCATGGCCGTCACGGCCTTTTCAAACGAAGGTCCCAGCTGCTGACTGACCGACTGCAATCCTTCGATTTCAGTTTGCAGTACGTCACGAGCCAGTTTCAGCCAGTCATTATTGGCAGAGGTGCATTCCATCAGGTGATGCTCCGTTAACAGTATTCCTTGATGATCCCGGGAGTGGCTTCGAGACAATCCTTGCCCATCTTGTCTGCCAGAGGAATGGGATAATTACCGTCGAAACAGGCGAGACACCAGGCATCGTCTGCGGTCACGGAATCCACCAGACCGGGGATGGTCAGATAGTGCAGCGACTCAATGCCGAGGAAGCGCGCGATATCTTCGGGGCTGTGATTTGCGGCAATCAGTTCACCCTTTGAGGAGAAGTCGATGCCGTAATAACATGGATGCTTGATGGGCGGGCAACTGACACGCAGGTGAATTTCCCGAGCGCCGAGTTCGCGAAGCTTTTTCACACGGGCACGGATGGTCGTGCCGCGAACGATGGAGTCCTCGACAATGACGATACGTTTGCCCTGGACCATGGATTTGACCGGATTGAGCTTCACTCGAACAGAGAAATCGCGCATGTCCTGCGAAGGCTGAATGAATGTTCTGCCCACGTAGTGGTTGCGGATCATCGCCAGCTCCAGCGGCAGACCGGATTCCTGGGAATACCCAACAGCAGCGTAGTTCCCTGAATCAGGGAACGGCATGACAAAGTCGGCATCGACCGGGGCTTCCTTGGCGAGCATGGCACCCATGGCCTTGCGGCGTTCATAGACGACATCACCGAAAACAGTGGAGTCGGGACGAGCAAAGTAGATGAGTTCGAAGATACACTGGCGTTTCGGCTGGGAATCGCAGTAGTGCGTGCTCGACATCTTCCCGTCCTGGACGACAATCATCTCCCCGGGATTGAGCGGACGGAGGTACTCGGCCTCCACCAGATCGAACGCACAGGTCTCCGAAGCAAAGACGTAGGAATCACCTACGCGCCCCAAAGCCAGAGGACGGACGCTATTGGGGTCCTTGATGGC from Pseudodesulfovibrio profundus encodes the following:
- a CDS encoding KpsF/GutQ family sugar-phosphate isomerase; its protein translation is MECTSANNDWLKLARDVLQTEIEGLQSVSQQLGPSFEKAVTAMAQCTGRVVVTGVGKSGLVGRKIAATLSSTGTPSFFLHPVEGAHGDMGMLRDEDVILALSNSGGTDEVNAIIPTLKAIGATVICMTGNTASAMAELSDITIQVSVPKEACLIGLAPTASTTAQLAVGDALAVCLMEWKSFGRDDFKKFHPGGSLGQRLASCVDQLMHRDNLPTVSVDASLKDALEILNAGGLGLVGIIDENGLLEGVFTDGDVRREVCCGPFDLNRPVAEVMTRGPKRATVGESSAHVLDVMEQNEITVLPVVNDDGALVGMVHLHDLLGKGALRFSGSGPAK
- the purF gene encoding amidophosphoribosyltransferase, yielding MKKEYCGLFGIYGSKEAARMTYFGLYAQQHRGQESAGIVTWDGEKIREQKGMGLVADVFSERHLSKELKGNIAMGHIRYSTTGASLIRNAQPFIVRHGNLRLALAHNGNLVNTYELRRELEQNGSIFQTTMDTEVIAHLIIKFLHETDSIEKAIAEACKRIRGAFSMLILANDKLIAIKDPNSVRPLALGRVGDSYVFASETCAFDLVEAEYLRPLNPGEMIVVQDGKMSSTHYCDSQPKRQCIFELIYFARPDSTVFGDVVYERRKAMGAMLAKEAPVDADFVMPFPDSGNYAAVGYSQESGLPLELAMIRNHYVGRTFIQPSQDMRDFSVRVKLNPVKSMVQGKRIVIVEDSIVRGTTIRARVKKLRELGAREIHLRVSCPPIKHPCYYGIDFSSKGELIAANHSPEDIARFLGIESLHYLTIPGLVDSVTADDAWCLACFDGNYPIPLADKMGKDCLEATPGIIKEYC